The window AGCGGGGTCGCGGTCAGCCGCTCCGCGATGGCCTCCCGGGACACGGTGACCTCACTGAAGTGGACGCTGACGGGCCTCAAGAGCCGGATCGCGGTGGGGCGGGGTGGATCTCCGACGCTGATGCCGCTGGTGTCTCCGGTCGGACAACCGGGTGCTCTCGCACTGGAGGGCGCCTACGAGAGCTACACCGCGCTGGCGGGCCCGACCTGGCGCAACGAGATCGACAGCTCGATCGGGCTGCAGGTGGTCGGAGTGCGGACCACCGCCGCGGCCAAGAAGCTCAGATGCCCGCTGCTCGTCCAGATCGCGGACTTCGATCAGTACGTTCCGGCGGACGCGGTCGCGAAGACGGCGGCACACGGCCGGGCGCAGGTGCACCACTATGCGTGCGACCACTTCGACGTGTGGCCGGGCAACGACTGGTTCGACAAGACGGTGACCGACCAGATCGCGTTCCTGCGCCGAACCCTGACACGTCAGTAGTGCGTCGACCCCTGATCCACCGAGATCGCGCTCGCCGTCACGAATTTCGACTCGTCACTGGCCAGCCAGCACACCGCGTCGGCGATGTCCTCCGGTTCGACGGCCCAGGTCGGCAGGAACGGCGTCATCATGTTCGACAACTGCGGGTTGGTCTCCATGGCCTTGCCGAGTGCGGTGACCATGTCGCCGGTACCCATGTCGGTGACGACCGGACCCGGATGCACGCTGTTGACCCGGATCGAATGCTTGCCGAGCTCGGCGGCGAAGGCCCGCGCCATCCCGGTGACCGCATGCTTGCTCGCCGTGTAATGGATCATGAACGGCTGCAACTTGATTCCGGCTGCCGAGCTGATCAGGATGATCGACCCGCCGCGGCCGCCGTCGACGATCTTGTGCGCGCCCGCCATCACGGTGTTCCAGGTGCCGGTGACATTGACGTCGATGACGTCGCGGAAATCCTCGGCGCTGATGTCGTCCCATGCCTGCGGGGCGGTCACACCGGCGTTGGCGACGATGATGTCGAGTCGGCCGAGTTCGGCGACACCACTGTCGACGGCGGCGGTCAGCGCATCGCCGTCCCGGGTGTCGACCGCCGACGCGATGATCCGGCGGCCGGTGGCCTTGACGAGTTCGACTGTCTCGGCGAGATCGTCGGCGGTCGCATGGTCGTAGGGCACGCACGGCGGTAGCGGGCCGGCGATGTCGACGGCGATGATGTCGGCGCCCTCCTTGGCCATCCGCACGGCATGCGCGCGACCCTGGCCGCGCGCCGCCCCGGTGATGAACGCGACGCGTCCTTCCAACCTCATTTCCCCTTCGCTCCCTTCACGAGCCCGCCTCCGATGATCAGTTTCTGGATTTCGCTGGTGCCCTCGTAGAGCCGCAGCAGTCGCACGTCGCGGTAGATCCGCTCCACCGGAACCTCACGCATATAGCCGCTGCCGCCGTGGATCTGGACCGCGAGATCGGCTACCTTGCCTGCCATTTCGGTGCAGAACAGCTTGGCCGCCGACGGGGCGATCCGCCGGTCCTGCCCGGTGACCCACAGCCGGGCGGCGTCGCGCACGAGCGCGCGGCCGGCCATCACCCCCGTCTGCTGATCGGCGAGCATCGCCTGGACGAGCTGGAAATCGCCGATCGGCGTGCCACCCTGCGTCGCGGTGGCGGCGTAGGCGACCGACTCGTCGAGTGCGCGCTGCGCGGCGCCGACGGCCAGCGCGGCGATGTGGACGCGGCCGCGCGCCAGCGAGGTCATCGCGGCGCGGTAGCCGAGGTCCTCGGAGCCTCCGACCAATGCGGTGTCGGGGACCTCGACGTCGGTGAAGTTCACGTCCGCGGTCCAGGCGCCTTCCTGTCCCATCTTCTTGTCCTTGGCCCCGATGTCGACCCCGGGGGTGTCGGCGGGCACGAGGAACACCGCGATACCCGCCCCCTTGTCGTCTGCGGGGCGGCTTCTGGCGAAGGTGACGAACAGGTCCGCATTCGGGGCGTTGGTGATGAATCGCTTCTGGCCGTTGAGGATCCACCCCGAATCAGGCCCGTCGCCGTCACGTACTGCTTTCGTCCGCAGGCCCGACGGGTTCGAACCGGCGCCGGGCTCGGTCAGCGCGAACGATGCGACGATCTCACCGGAGGCGATCCTCTCCAGCCAGGTCTTCTTCTGCTCGTCGGTGCCGTAGCCGACCAGCACCTGGCCGGCGATGCCGTTGTTGGTACCGAACATGGATCGCAGCGCCAGGGAGGTGTAGCCCAGTTCCATCGCGAGCTCAACGTCCTGGGCGAGATTCAGCCCGAGCCCGCCCCATTCCTGAGGGATGGCGTAACCGAAGAGTCCCATCGACTTGGTCTGTTCCCGCAGGTCGTCAGGGACCTGGTCGGTGGACAGGATCTCCTGCTCGCGCGGCACCACCGCGGTGCGGACGAACTCGCGGGTCGCCGCCAGGATCGCCTGGAAATCCTCGTCGTTCACTTCAGCGGACGGGATTCCGGCTTCGGCTGCGTTGGCTGGGGGACTGGCCATCGAACGGTGCTCCTCGCAACGGGATCGCGGGGGAAGCCGCGAGCCAATATCGTATATGAAATACGATAACCTCCCGACAGGTCCGTATACGCGTGAGGATGGGTGGGTCAGGTGTCATTGCTGACAGGTCAAACCGCTGTGATCACAGGTGGAGCCCAGGGACTGGGTTTCGCGATCGCGCAGAGATTCGTCGACGAGGGTGCCCGAGTGGTGCTCGGGGACGTCAATCTCGAGGCGACGCAGGAGGCCGCCGAGAAGCTGGGCGGGGCGGACGTGGCGCACGCCGTCCGCTGTGACGTGACGAGCTCCGCCGAAGTGGACGCACTGGTGGCCGCCGCCGTCGACACCTTCGGCGCGTTGGACATCATGGTCAACAACGCGGGCATCACCCGTGACGCCACCATGCGCAAGATGACCGAGGACGACTTCGACAAGGTCATCGCGGTGCATCTGAAGGGCACCTGGAACGGGTTGCGGGCAGCCGCTGCGATCATGCGGGAGAACAAGCGCGGCGTGATCGTGAACATGTCGTCGATCTCCGGCAAGGTCGGAATGATCGGACAGACCAACTACTCGGCGGCCAAGGCGGGCATCGTCGGCATGACCAAGGCGGCCTCGAAGGAACTCGCCTACCTCGGGGTGCGGGTGAACGCGATCCAGCCGGGACTCATCCGCTCGGCGATGACCGAGGCGATGCCGCAACGGATCTGGGATTCGAAGGTGGCCGAGGTGCCGCTGGGGCGTGCCGGCGAGCCCGATGAGGTGGCCAAGGTCGCGCTGTTTCTGGCCTCGGATCTGTCCTCCTACATGACCGGCACGGTTCTCGAGGTCACGGGAGGACGGCACCTGTGACGCGCGAGGCGGTCATCTGCGAGCCGGTGCGGACGCCGATCGGCCGCTACAACGGGATGTTCAAGTCCCTGACCGCCGTCGAACTCGGGGTGGTGGCACTGAAGGGGCTGCTGGAGCGGACACAGGTGGCGCCCGAGGCGATCGAGGACGTCATCGTCGGGCACTGCTACCCGAGCATGGAGGCGCCGGCGATCGGCCGGGTCATCGCGCTCGACGCGGGCCTTCCGGTCACCGTCCCCGGGATGCAGCTCGACCGTCGCTGCGGATCCGGTCTGCAGGCCGTGATCCAGGCCGCGATGCAGGTGGCGAGCGGCACCAACGATCTCGTCGTCGCCGGCGGCGCCGAATCGATGAGCAATGTGGTGTTCCATTCCACCGATATGCGCTGGGGTGGCGCCAGGACCGGGATCACCGTGCACGACGCACTGGCCCGCGGTCGCACCACCGCAGGCGGCAAGCACTACCCGGTGCCGGGCGGCATGCTGGAGACCGCCGAGAACCTGCGTCGCGAGTACGGCATCTCGCGCGAGGAACAGGACGAACTCGCCGTGCGGTCGCATTCCAAGGCCGTGCGGGCGCAGCAGGACGGCCTGCTCGCCGAGACCATCATCCCGGTGACGGTCTCCGGTCGGTCCGGAGACGCGGTGATCGACGTCGACGAACATCCCCGCGCCGACACCTCGCCGGAATCGTTGGCGAAGCTCAAACCCGTTCTCGCCGCGTCGGATCCGGAGGCGACGGTGACGGCGGGAAACTCGAGCGGGCAGAACGACGCGGCGTCCATGTGCCTGGTCACCACGCCGGAGAAGGCCGCCGAACTGGGCCTGGTGCCGCTGGTGCGCATCGTGTCCTGGGGCGTGGCCGGCGTGGCCCCGAAGATCATGGGCATCGGACCCGTCCCCGCCACCGAGGTCGCGCTGCGCAGGGCGGGGCTGCAGTTGCCGGACATCGACCTGATCGAACTCAACGAAGCATTCGCCGCGCAGGCGTTGGCATGTCTGCGCGAATGGAAGTTCACCGAGACCGATCTGGAGCGGACCAACGTCCACGGGTCCGGTATCTCGCTGGGACACCCGGTCGGGGCCACGGGAGGGCGGATGCTCGCCACCCTGGCCCGGGAACTGGTGCGCCGCGACGGCCGGTTCGGACTGGAGACGATGTGTATCGGTGGCGGGCAGGGCCTGGCCGCGGTGTTCGAGAGGGTTGAGGGATGACATTCAGCGAGAAGCGAAGCGGGATCGCGCATGAGTAGGTTGGCGCAGACCCTGGGGCTGACGGAGTTCCAGACCGAGATCGTCTCCACCGTGCGGCAATTCGTCGACAAAGAGGTGATCCCGACCGCCCAGGAACTGGAGCACGCCGACACCTATCCGCAGGCCATCGTCGACGCGATGCGCGAGATGGGACTGTTCGGGTTGATGATCCCCGAGGAGTACGGCGGGCTGGGGGAGTCGCTGCTCACCTACGCGCTGTGCGTCGAGGAGCTCGCCCGTGGGTGGATGAGTGTGTCCGGAGTGATCAACACGCACTTCATCGTCGCCTACATGATCCGCCAGCACGGCACCGACGCACAGAAGAGTCACTACCTGCCGCGCATGGCCACGGGCGAGACGCGTGGGGCGTTCTCGATGTCGGAACCCCAACTCGGATCCGATGTCGCGGCGATCCGGACCCGCGCGAAGAACAACGGCGACGGTACCTACACCATCGACGGCCAGAAGATGTGGCTGACCAACGGCGGCAGCTCGACGCTGGTGGCGACGCTGGTCCGCACCGACGAGGGCGCCGACAAGCCGCACCGCAATCTGACGGCGTTCCTGATCGAAAAGCCCACCGGTTTCGGGGAAGTCGCACCCGGATTGACCATCCCGGGCAAGCTCGACAAGCTCGGCTACAAGGGCATCGACACCACCGAGCTGATCTTCGACGGCTATCGGGCCGACGCCGGCGACATCCTGGGCGAGGCGCCGGGGCAGGGTTTCTTCCAGATGATGGACGGTGTCGAGGTCGGCCGGGTCAACGTCTCCGCGCGCGCCTGCGGGGTCGGGATCCGGGCGTTCGAGCTGGCCGTGAAATATGCCCAGCAGCGCAGCACCTTCGGCAAACCCATCGCCGAGCATCAGGCGATCGCCTTCCAGTTGGCCGAGATGGCAACCAAAGTCGAGGCGGCACATCTGATGATGGTCAACGCCGCGCGGCACAAGGACTCCGGCGAGCGGAACGACGTCGCGGCGGGCATGGCGAAGTACTTCGCCAGCGAGGTCTGCGCCGAGGTGACCCAGCAGAGCTTCCGGATCCACGGCGGGTACGGGTACTCCAAGGAGTACGAGATCGAGCGCCTGATGCGCGATGCACCCTTCCTGCTGATCGGTGAGGGCACCAGCGAGATCCAGAAGAACATCATCAGCAAGCGGTTGCTGGCGGACTACCGGGTCTAGGCCGGTGACCACCCCCGAATTCGCGGCCAGACCGCAGCTTGCCGAAGATGTCGCACGCTTCGTGCGGCGACGGATCTTCGACGGCACCTACCCCGCGGGCCGGTACATCCGGCTCGAGCAGCTCGCGGCCGAACTGGGGATCAGCGTCACCCCCGTGCGGGAAGCGCTCTTCGGCCTGCGCGCCGAGGGGCTGCTGACCCAGCAGCCGCGCCGCGGGTTCGTGGTGTCGCCGATCACCGAGCGCGACATCGCCGACGTCTCGGATGTGCAGGCCCACATCGGGGGAGTGCTCGCCAGCAGGGCGGCCGAGCTCATCACCGACGAACAACTCGCCGAACTGGAGCGGATCCAGGACGAACTCGAGGCGGCCTACGACGCCGTCGACCACGAGGCGGCGGTGCGCCTCAACCACGCGTTCCACCGCGGAGTGAACATCGCTGCAGGTTCACCGAAACTCGCGCAGCTGATGGGGCAGATCACCCGGTTCGCGCTGGAGTCCGTCTATCCCACGGTCGAAGGCTGGCCGGCGCATTCGATGAACGACCACCGCGTGCTCCTCGCCGCGCTCCGCAAGCGGGACGGCACGGCGGCCCGGGACGCGATGTCGGAGCATCTGTGCGCGGCGGCGGGCCCGCTGATCGACCACCTCACCACTCGCGGAGTGATCGGATGACAGGGGTCCTCGACGGCATCCGCGTGCTCGACTACGGGCGGTTCATCGCGGCTCCGTGGTGCTCGGCGCTGCTCGCCGACATGGGCGCCGACGTGATCCGCGTGGAGAAACGCGAAGGCGGGGAAGACCGCTGGGTCCAGTCGATCGCCGACAGTGGCGAGGGCGGCACGTTCCTGCAGTGCAACCGCAACAAGCGCTCGCTGACGCTGGACACCACCACCGCCGAGGGTCGGGAGGTCACCCGAAAACTGGTGGCCGGGGCCGACATCGTCGTCGCGAACATGCCGGCGGTCGGAATGCGCACCAGTGGACTGGATTACGACACTTTGCGGACGATCAAACCCGACATCATCCTGGCCAGCGCGACGGCCTACGGGGAGGGCGGACCCTACAGCGACCGGATCGGGTTCGACGGTGCCGGGCAGGTGATGTCGGGGGCGGTGTACCGGCAGGGGCTGCCCGACCAGCCGATCCGCACGGTGGTCCCGTACGCGGACTTCGGCACCGCGTTGACGTTGACGATCGGCGTGATGATGGCGCTGTACCACCGCGACCGCACCGGGGAGGGGCAGCACGTGGAGGGCGCGCTGCTGCCCACGGCGATGATGCTGTCGAATGCGTTCCTGATCGAACGTGACCTGCTGGGCACCGACAAACCGCGGATGGGTAACCAGGGCACGTCGGTGGCGCCGTGCGACCTGTACCGCACCTCCGACGACGGCTGGGTGCTGCTGCAGATCGCCGGTCCGTCGATGTTCAGACGGTGGTGCCGGCTGGTCGGGCGGCCCGAACTGTTCGACGACCCGCGCTTCGCCGACGACGATCTGCGCTGGCAACACGGCGAGGAGCTCAACGGGATCATGGCGCAGTGGTGCGCCGACAAGACCAAGGCCGAGGTGCTCGAACTTCTGGAGGCTGCGAAACTTCCTGCGGCGCCGATGCATTCGACGCAGGAGGTGCTGGAGGACCCGCACGTGCAGGCGATGGGTTACCTGAAGCGGGTGCCGTTCCCCGGCACGCCGAAGGACGTGCCGTTGATCGAGAC is drawn from Mycolicibacterium gilvum and contains these coding sequences:
- a CDS encoding alpha/beta hydrolase, with the protein product MSRTEVAFPSGGDTCSAWHFAADGVRRPVVVMAHGFGGTKDSGLEPFALRFAEAGFDVFAFDYRGFGASEGTPRQSLSVRRQIDDYHAAIHAARQLDGVDPDRVALWGASFSGGHVVRVAAERADVAAVIALTPLTSGVAVSRSAMASRDTVTSLKWTLTGLKSRIAVGRGGSPTLMPLVSPVGQPGALALEGAYESYTALAGPTWRNEIDSSIGLQVVGVRTTAAAKKLRCPLLVQIADFDQYVPADAVAKTAAHGRAQVHHYACDHFDVWPGNDWFDKTVTDQIAFLRRTLTRQ
- a CDS encoding mycofactocin-coupled SDR family oxidoreductase: MRLEGRVAFITGAARGQGRAHAVRMAKEGADIIAVDIAGPLPPCVPYDHATADDLAETVELVKATGRRIIASAVDTRDGDALTAAVDSGVAELGRLDIIVANAGVTAPQAWDDISAEDFRDVIDVNVTGTWNTVMAGAHKIVDGGRGGSIILISSAAGIKLQPFMIHYTASKHAVTGMARAFAAELGKHSIRVNSVHPGPVVTDMGTGDMVTALGKAMETNPQLSNMMTPFLPTWAVEPEDIADAVCWLASDESKFVTASAISVDQGSTHY
- a CDS encoding acyl-CoA dehydrogenase family protein — translated: MASPPANAAEAGIPSAEVNDEDFQAILAATREFVRTAVVPREQEILSTDQVPDDLREQTKSMGLFGYAIPQEWGGLGLNLAQDVELAMELGYTSLALRSMFGTNNGIAGQVLVGYGTDEQKKTWLERIASGEIVASFALTEPGAGSNPSGLRTKAVRDGDGPDSGWILNGQKRFITNAPNADLFVTFARSRPADDKGAGIAVFLVPADTPGVDIGAKDKKMGQEGAWTADVNFTDVEVPDTALVGGSEDLGYRAAMTSLARGRVHIAALAVGAAQRALDESVAYAATATQGGTPIGDFQLVQAMLADQQTGVMAGRALVRDAARLWVTGQDRRIAPSAAKLFCTEMAGKVADLAVQIHGGSGYMREVPVERIYRDVRLLRLYEGTSEIQKLIIGGGLVKGAKGK
- the fabG gene encoding 3-oxoacyl-ACP reductase FabG, with protein sequence MGQVSLLTGQTAVITGGAQGLGFAIAQRFVDEGARVVLGDVNLEATQEAAEKLGGADVAHAVRCDVTSSAEVDALVAAAVDTFGALDIMVNNAGITRDATMRKMTEDDFDKVIAVHLKGTWNGLRAAAAIMRENKRGVIVNMSSISGKVGMIGQTNYSAAKAGIVGMTKAASKELAYLGVRVNAIQPGLIRSAMTEAMPQRIWDSKVAEVPLGRAGEPDEVAKVALFLASDLSSYMTGTVLEVTGGRHL
- a CDS encoding acetyl-CoA C-acetyltransferase encodes the protein MTREAVICEPVRTPIGRYNGMFKSLTAVELGVVALKGLLERTQVAPEAIEDVIVGHCYPSMEAPAIGRVIALDAGLPVTVPGMQLDRRCGSGLQAVIQAAMQVASGTNDLVVAGGAESMSNVVFHSTDMRWGGARTGITVHDALARGRTTAGGKHYPVPGGMLETAENLRREYGISREEQDELAVRSHSKAVRAQQDGLLAETIIPVTVSGRSGDAVIDVDEHPRADTSPESLAKLKPVLAASDPEATVTAGNSSGQNDAASMCLVTTPEKAAELGLVPLVRIVSWGVAGVAPKIMGIGPVPATEVALRRAGLQLPDIDLIELNEAFAAQALACLREWKFTETDLERTNVHGSGISLGHPVGATGGRMLATLARELVRRDGRFGLETMCIGGGQGLAAVFERVEG
- a CDS encoding acyl-CoA dehydrogenase family protein — its product is MSRLAQTLGLTEFQTEIVSTVRQFVDKEVIPTAQELEHADTYPQAIVDAMREMGLFGLMIPEEYGGLGESLLTYALCVEELARGWMSVSGVINTHFIVAYMIRQHGTDAQKSHYLPRMATGETRGAFSMSEPQLGSDVAAIRTRAKNNGDGTYTIDGQKMWLTNGGSSTLVATLVRTDEGADKPHRNLTAFLIEKPTGFGEVAPGLTIPGKLDKLGYKGIDTTELIFDGYRADAGDILGEAPGQGFFQMMDGVEVGRVNVSARACGVGIRAFELAVKYAQQRSTFGKPIAEHQAIAFQLAEMATKVEAAHLMMVNAARHKDSGERNDVAAGMAKYFASEVCAEVTQQSFRIHGGYGYSKEYEIERLMRDAPFLLIGEGTSEIQKNIISKRLLADYRV
- a CDS encoding GntR family transcriptional regulator; this translates as MTTPEFAARPQLAEDVARFVRRRIFDGTYPAGRYIRLEQLAAELGISVTPVREALFGLRAEGLLTQQPRRGFVVSPITERDIADVSDVQAHIGGVLASRAAELITDEQLAELERIQDELEAAYDAVDHEAAVRLNHAFHRGVNIAAGSPKLAQLMGQITRFALESVYPTVEGWPAHSMNDHRVLLAALRKRDGTAARDAMSEHLCAAAGPLIDHLTTRGVIG
- a CDS encoding CaiB/BaiF CoA transferase family protein, with product MTGVLDGIRVLDYGRFIAAPWCSALLADMGADVIRVEKREGGEDRWVQSIADSGEGGTFLQCNRNKRSLTLDTTTAEGREVTRKLVAGADIVVANMPAVGMRTSGLDYDTLRTIKPDIILASATAYGEGGPYSDRIGFDGAGQVMSGAVYRQGLPDQPIRTVVPYADFGTALTLTIGVMMALYHRDRTGEGQHVEGALLPTAMMLSNAFLIERDLLGTDKPRMGNQGTSVAPCDLYRTSDDGWVLLQIAGPSMFRRWCRLVGRPELFDDPRFADDDLRWQHGEELNGIMAQWCADKTKAEVLELLEAAKLPAAPMHSTQEVLEDPHVQAMGYLKRVPFPGTPKDVPLIETPFRLSATPGEIRRRAPLLGEHTDEILEEIGYSSEAVVGLRDRGVV